The Polyangium mundeleinium genome contains the following window.
GAGGAGCGCGGCCTTCGAGCCGAGGTCCCGCACGAGCAGGTGCTCGCCCTTGAGGCCCACTTCCACGTGGCGGAATGCGGTCTCCGGATCGTCGAGCGGGAGGTCTACTTCCCGCGCGCGGCCGAGCACGTACCGCCTGCCCGCATCCGTGAGCGCGAGCGTCTTGCCTTCATCGGGTCCCGACACGACGACGAGCTTCGGCCCCGCGTCTTCGCCCTGCGCGGCGAGCCCACGCGCGACGAGGTCGAGCGCCAGCGCCTTCGTCGTTGCGGGGGTCGCGCGCGCGGTCGCGAGCGGATCGATCTTCACTTCGAGCCACACGCGGCCGAGGCGAAAGAGCTCTCCCGATCGGAGGACACGTGGCGATTGCGGAGGCAGGAGCACGGAGCCGAGCGCGGTGCCGTTCGTGCTGCCCTCGTCGACGATCACATACTCGTGGCCGCGTTGACGGATCGAAGCGTGACGGAGGCTGACGCTGGGGTCGGGGAGGCGGAGATCGGAGCCCTCTCCGCGGCCGATGAACACGCGCGGCATGTCGAAGGTGAGCGCGAACTCGTCGCCCGTCGCCGATGCCCGCACCGTGATCGTGACTGCCATGAAACC
Protein-coding sequences here:
- a CDS encoding FHA domain-containing protein, encoding MAVTITVRASATGDEFALTFDMPRVFIGRGEGSDLRLPDPSVSLRHASIRQRGHEYVIVDEGSTNGTALGSVLLPPQSPRVLRSGELFRLGRVWLEVKIDPLATARATPATTKALALDLVARGLAAQGEDAGPKLVVVSGPDEGKTLALTDAGRRYVLGRAREVDLPLDDPETAFRHVEVGLKGEHLLVRDLGSKAALLEGAPLGPTDVTWRSGQTLAMGRNVVVFEYPAAEALAELSRCADEPMRPEDAPPPPLRRTRRLPRPRRRSRRPWRTTPRARSDLSDRPRRPPSLAGASPMVWCSSLRPSSSSSASSASSG